Proteins co-encoded in one Artemia franciscana chromosome 10, ASM3288406v1, whole genome shotgun sequence genomic window:
- the LOC136032291 gene encoding uncharacterized protein LOC136032291 → MSGGLSFCGLQQVKGNNGDIKYRQLNRQLFYFVGEIQLRNSEYISFETTFKVKSVQHFKNILTKEVRSKYGFDVGIDIEGCGIESKIASKNNSGESSSKSVKYSRKDFFCYKFRPVGCFTIDTEIRRLTKSAVMDLECLKMKEDALKSLHKFGSHYPAPTNSFHYGGVEISHGSETYIEKKYTQWKTKAKKNSASLKTKIGPINLGGASFEKDMGNNNEVNEGNSRSIDVGFLSCDWVDYSSEEEFINQVLSNPRHGRIITRGHDIVPVWDLIKDQYPVQAEIIRNAWIENEKEMSGDSERRRLASVDESERRRDESEGRVFRLKISSLPKKVKKASGCF, encoded by the coding sequence ATGTCCGGAGGTTTGAGCTTTTGTGGGCTACAACAAGTAAAAGGTAACAACGGAGACATCAAGTATCGACAATTAAATCGGCaattattctattttgttgGGGAAATTCAGCTACGCAATAGTGAATACATATCATTTGAGACCACGTTTAAAGTAAAAAGTGTTCAACACTTTAAAAACATATTGACGAAAGAAGTGAGAAGTAAATATGGCTTTGACGTTGGAATCGACATCGAAGGCTGCGGAATCGAAAGTAAAATAGCAAGTAAAAATAATTCAGGGGAATCTTCGTCAAAAAGTGTAAAATACagcagaaaagactttttttgttacaaatttCGACCAGTTGGTTGTTTTACAATTGACACGGAGATAAGACGACTAACCAAGAGCGCTGTGATGGATTTagaatgtttaaaaatgaaggaGGACGCTTTGAAGTCTCTACATAAATTTGGCTCTCACTACCCTGCCCCCACAAATTCGTTTCATTATGGAGGGGTAGAAATATCTCATGGATCAGAAacatacattgaaaaaaaatacacgcaatggaaaacaaaagctaagaaaaattcAGCCagtttgaaaactaaaatagggCCCATAAATCTTGGAGGAGCAAGTTTTGAAAAGGACATGGGAAACAATAATGAGGTCAATGAAGGAAACTCAAGATCTATTGATGTAGGCTTCTTATCATGTGATTGGGTGGACTATTCCTCAGAAGAGGAATTTATAAACCAAGTCTTATCAAATCCGAGGCATGGAAGAATCATAACTAGAGGACATGACATTGTACCAGTTTGGGATCTAATTAAAGACCAATATCCGGTCCAGGCTGAGATAATAAGAAACGCAtggattgaaaatgaaaaagaaatgagtGGTGACAGTGAAAGAAGACGTCTGGCTAGTGTTGATGAAAGTGAGAGAAGGCGTGATGAAAGTGAGGGAAGAGTTTTTCGGCTGAAAATCTCGAGTCTGCCGAAAAAGGTGAAGAAGGCGTCTGGCTGCTTCTGA